A window of Gallus gallus isolate bGalGal1 chromosome 3, bGalGal1.mat.broiler.GRCg7b, whole genome shotgun sequence genomic DNA:
CAAAGCaagatccatttttttttttttagagccaCTTTGTTACAAATTAAACACTCGCTGCAAATAAACATATACTGTAATAATTTAATGTTTACTGTTATCCTGTAAAGTTGTATGAGAAAGTCCACGTCCCCTCCCCCCAAACAACACTCCTTCCAGAAACAGATTCTTGAGGAGACATATCTATACAATTTGATATTTTCAAGCttcagtaagaaaaacaagtaGTAGTCACTACACTGGAAAGGTGAGAATCTCAGgtcaaaaaagaaataatttccagGCACACCATGCTGTTAAAAGTAGTGTTGAGCAGCTTACTTGAACACTAACGCGACTTTAGTATCTACTGTTCTGGATCTtggaaatacatgaaaatagaAATCTGATTTCAAATAAACATGATGAGTAGTTGATGTCACTCCTACCAAACTACATCGCTCCAAAAATTATGAATGAAAAAGCATaacttaaaattatatttattgtATGACTACCAAAATATTAGCTTTAGAAtctttgatgtttttaaaaacaaactaaatctGTGCCTGTAGTCAACATACAACATGTAACTATAGTTGgttttcttctgtatctttagaattttttttctgctctcaaatttcagggttttttgttgctgttttctttgtttggttgttgggattttattttatttttatttttttaataaagttcaGACATAGAAAAACTATGTAAACTGGTCAGCATTCCAGTAACGTGCAAAAGTATGCAGCATGTACTGAACAGAACAAATAGAAGTAAactagaaatatttcagtagttCTTTGGAACTCaatctttcaaaaatatatatttaaaaaagaaataaatgaaaactcaCCAATGTTGCATCGGACATACATACAGTGTTTTTACCACAAAATAATCATAATCAAGAACTCCCAATGTGCAAAGCATAAAAACAGTAGCTGTAGATTACTCCACATGCTACTGACATGCATCCTGCAAAAAGCAAGCTATCAAGATTAAGTTTAGCTTAAAGGATCACTTAGATTAGAAACAGAAGTACATGAATAAAGTATACAAATATCTGTCAAATTTTTGTACTACTTCAGTCATGTAGTTATCCCATGCAGATGTTCTTGAAGCTCAGCATGCAAAttactaattaaaataaagcattcttGAACTACAGTATCCAATGAGATGCCAATATTCTcacacttttttcctcttcaaaattCAGCAGTAGTGCATTTACGTTAATGCAATATAATGATTTAAACATACCCATAACAGAGGCATTTCATAACAGATTCTTCAGCTCTCAATTTCTTTCTCACTGGATCCAATATGCTAAGAAACAACTGCAGTAGAAATAGCTCACATAAGCCactgctctttctcttttctgtactTCTCAGACCACTTCTGAGTGAGCTCTAGGTAAACATTTGGTTTGTGGGGCTTATAATCAAGGTACACTATTTGTCCAGTTTTTTTGGGGACAGCTTTTTCAATCTGAGTACCCTCGTGCCATTCATTAAAAGAtgtaatggaaataatttctggTCTCACCAAAAGGGCTGCATTAAAGGCAGTCTCATAGTATTTTCCATTGACACGATTACGGGTGTTGTGGTTGTTCCACGGTCGGATACTGGTGTCGATATATCCTGGTCCCACACTTGGAATAAACATTAAGTTGTTGCTGTCACAGAAGGCTTTTAAACTTGCCCAATTATGATGAGACGAGCCGTAAGAGAACCCATTTGTGGCAAAGTATGTGTACATTCCATCAAAGCCACTTCTGTGAATATCATGTTTGTGTCTTTCTTCTACAAGAAGAGCAATGAATAACGCATCGTATGGAGTATTTCGAATAGTCTGGGATCCAGATACAGTTAACAGATTTGCCCATATTTCAGGAATTGTTACGTAAGAATCATAAACATAAAACATGGGAAGAGATCTGCCTGTGCTGGTCTTATGCCTGTAAAAGGCTGGATGGGCTCCATATCTACAAAGCAAACAAGtgtcattaaaacaaaatttgccATTTCGGAAACATTGACTTACAAATTGAACTGAAGAtctctttttctaaaaaaaaataataataataataataaaaatttaaaagacAGTGCATGTgcttcaaaacacagaaatgcatatCCATTTTCAATCCAGTATCTGTTAAAGGATTGAATAATGAATCTGCAAAGATCACTATTTCTACTAATCAGTATTTGTGTTAAACTGCGCTATAGGTATTAGTTTCTTCTGAAAGGCAAGACTGTAAGTAGCGCTGatgaacaaaataattaatagCTGTACAAAATTTGTCAAGCTGAATTAAAATCATTAGAAGTCAACATGTTACGGCTTGCTGCTTATTTGTCACTATAAAAATGCATGTCTAATTCATATAGTTGTGTACTTAATACTTCAACTGCTTTCATCTGAAGCATCACGTCTCATGCTACAAATGAATATTGTAAGCAACATACACTTGAATGTCTACACACAGTTCATGCTTCAATACTTAAAAAACAGACTCCTGAGTTTTAGTACCACCGAAATATGAACCGTATGTCTTGAAGTTTTCTTCAGTCTCAGTACACATTTTGAATATATTCTTCTAGGCTCAAGATAACATACAGAACTTTCCTGAACAAATATTAATActcaaaagaaatatttcaaaaacacTCACTTGTCAATGATGTATTTGACATTGTGGTACATACTGCGATCATCTCTATCTTTGTAGGGCTCAATATGAAAAGTgacctgaaaaatgaaaaaaaaacagtaaagcaGCACAGACAACATTTTATTGAATATTTGGACATTGTATATTACATGAAGCAAGTACTGGTCatattaacattttctgttaatCCTAATGTAAATCAATTTTAAATTCAGTAGCTTCAGATCCAGGAAAGTCTAGTAATAAgagtaaatatttcatttttttcattagcactaaacattgcttttattttccctcagcAATAGGGCATAGTAAGCATGCTTCACAGAACTTCACAACTACAGCAGAAAGtaacaactgaaataaaagattatCCATTTGAATGTCAAATAACTGGTTAAGCAGTGAATTTCCACATAACATGTTCAAATTGCTTTTGATAAGAAGAGTTTCCACTGTCAAACAAGATTTTAGGAGTATATgaaaattttgatttaaaattttATGGAGTTATCAACACCATAACTGCTGATATGCTGTTAGCCTTGTAACTAAATGTCATCTGCTGAATCCCTGCTGCTCTAAATTCAAGCTTGGGGCTTATGGAATTATTTACCCTACGTTCGTGAAGAAACATCAATGTAAAAATCTTGTTGTTTTCAACTATACAATTTAAGGGAGGAGTACATTGCATTAATCGAAGCAACTAGCCTTTCAGAAGCAACTTTGGAGTACGATGCATTTAATGAAGCATTCAACTACTTTGCAACAGCAGCAAACTTAATTACAGTGCCAGACTATATAAAAATACACTATTACTCTAAACTACAAAACTAACAAGACAGGTTGAAATTTTATTatactttattttcattcaacaaaaataagcaaatcaaAAGGACAAATTTtagcagctttattttttagtagatatatattttttataaaacaacaattttttttctctgctgtttttggTCTACAGATGTTACTTAACTAAATAATCATTTACCTGtgcaagaatattttaaattagtgAGAGTAGAATTTAGTGATAGTATCTTTATTTAATATCTGTATTGCAGTAATTAATCCAAACAgtaacagcagctccatccacAATGCTATCATTACCATAATATTTAAGCATTTTCCTTGGTAGCCTGAGTGTTAACAAGCTCTCTTAGGTGAGATCAGGCTCCCTAAAATGATCTGAACATTTCTAcgggaagaatttttttttttttaaatagtaaattattaaaaagaaaaaggaagaacaagaaaaaactgcagtgttttacaGTGCAATTCTCATTGCAAGTTTGAAAATTACTcatgtatttcatttaatcTTTCTACTTTCCTCTTGTCTGACAAAGAACCTAAAGCTGCTTCTACTAACAGGAAATTTCTCTGTAAATCTGACAATTGAAGCGAGAGCAGATGAACAGGACATTTCAGTCCCCAATAAAGACAGCACCCTCCTGAGATGAAATGCAGACAGCTGCTCAGAACATTCCAAAAGCAAACGTTATTATTTGGAAAGAATAAATGGCAGTGCATGTTCTCTTCATTCCCCCAACCCTTTCCCCTCTCTGCCTGCCCAAGGTAAAATACAAGTTTTACTCTAAATACAAATATAGTACATTGCAAGATACCTACTTTTGGAACTCCCAAAATTGCAGCATAATACAGACAGGCAGAAGCCACAATTATCTCACAAACTTTCATTGCTCAGCATCACCAGTCAAACGTAAGGAACTTTTACCACAGTTTACTTTTCAATGCAGTCCTACTTTATCAATCTTATAAATGTTTTACCTTTAGATTGTACTTGCTTGCATAATCCAAAATAATAGGCACCAAATCATCAGTTGGTTCTCCATTTTCATCAGCCATACCCGGTGGGTACCATGAAAGTGCTATTACACCTGAAAATACAAAGCATAGCTTTCAAATTGTATATTTAAAGTGTAACATGCAGTCAGTTTGTCATGAGttgtaattattatttgatGTAAAATCTATATAATGTAAATGAGaatttcaaattactttttaatcaATTGTGAAATCTCAGCATCCTCTTTCTTTATTGCTGAAAGAAATGAGCAGTAAAAGCATTTGTCAGGAGAACAGGGGAACACATTTGTACCCAATGCCCCAAGCGTAACATTTATAGACATTGCCTTCCACTCTCTAGCACAGCATCATAACCTCCAGGTTTTATTAAGAGGTGTTGCAGAAGGCTCCTGTGGTGTTATAGCTGTGCCGCAGTACACTAGAGAACACAAAGACACATAGGGCTAGAGAACACTCCAGACATGAGGGCTATAGAATGTCATCAAAGATATTCTTATGAAGATTTATACCCTACAACACTTCTGCATTATACCTCAGGCTCTATTacaaaataatcatttcatACTGGAAGCAGTGACCATAATCCTGTGCTCCTCCTTCTAGACACAAGCAGTCCCTATGCTGTAATTCACCACCAACAAAAATACGATGCTCCTACTTTGTAATCtttcttaatgttttccttGAAAGCAAAAGATGACAATACCTCATCAGAAAGGCGAAAACCTTTCCCTCTAAAATGAAATGCTATCAGATTAAAAAGAGCAAGACTGCTTAGGTATACAGCTGGAAATAATGTAATATGTCAGTAAGACAGACAAATATATATGATACTgatttaagaatattttcctaacaATACTAAATTAAACATGTGAAACAGTAAGTCAATGTGGTTCTTTTTAACTATCTAAAGATTGAAGTACATAAGCCAGGTCACAGACAGAAATTTAGAGCACATGCTTCCCTTTGACTTTACTAATATTGTAACTTTCCTGACAAAcaacttcaaaatgaagaacaaaattattcaaaagaaaacatcaattaGAATGAATATGCAAACCAGCTTCTAATGtcaaaaacagaaatttcaTCTGAGTATACAAAGGAGAGGTTAATCCAACTACTCACAACATATTCTCTCAagattttataaaaaaaataaaaataaaaaaccaaacaatggACTATCATGAGCTACAGTCAGTTCAAGGGCAAGAAAAATGCAATAGTTTACTGCATTTTATCACCCTATCTTTTATTTAACACAAGAGGAAAGGACAAAATTCAAAAGAcattaagaacaaaaagcacaacaaCAATGCAATCATGGTACATTTTTCCAAGGTATCTTGCATACAACATCTGTCAAGAGCCTCTTCTATCACGTTAAGAAACAAGGAGGAGTTCAGGAGACAAATTTTTTCAAGAAACCTAACTCACATTTgtctttctttgaaatgtttttttttttttttttttttttaaatagatgtaggttactctgaaagtaatgtctcctatttatttccatggaaactaaaatagacacaaaaagcaaaatagctctatttgatagaacaaattctcagctacagaacactctTTTTCAATGCAGTCACTGTGATTAGCAACGTATTTATGccagtgataaacaagagcctgaatgCAGCACTTGTAAAAATTGGCATGAatggagatgacccactgttgctaTTGCCAatactgaaacacaccacccaccacgttactgtgctcacatccactgtttggtctccataactGCTCATTaaacatcaatgaatgtcaatgggtgtcattttttAAGCAAGGAAGAAGTCAATgctacacctttgcttcatgtgctcCTCCATGCCAGACATCATTTTCTCAGTCTGTCCCTCTCCTGCCATCTGTCATGCAGTAAGAGAATGTAACAATGTTGGTGGGGAAGTTCAAGGTCTACTTCCATACCATCAACATTGACCCCTGATGTCGTGGGtcaacagaataaaaatcaatGGCATAACTTTTAGGGCAGCCCTTGTCTAAAGGTAGTTAGTATATGTGCTACACCAGAAGTAcgtttttcattctttgaacATACATGGCAATTGTTCTTGTAAATTAACCCACCACCACAGCTCCAACTGACAGACAAAGTTTTAAAGGCATTCCTGTGATAACAACATCCTCATGCATCCTTAGAACAGCATGTAGAGTCAAGCTCTtcttcaaaaattaaaacagtatGGAAGGTCCATAAACTTTTCTCAGCATAACCAAGAGCATGAGGAAAGTCACGGAaactaaaagcattttttaatttatactgATCAAATCAACACTTGCGTGAAGACAAAAAATGGAACTACATGCAACTTTGGCCATCAACAAATATAGATTAGATCCCTGTTTTTACTCTAGGCTTTTCCAATGCAATCAAGGCCTCCATTAATGGAGGCATAAAAGAAAGATCCTTTTTTCCAAGTGTAGTTCAACCTAGTTTAAAATACACAACACAAATCTGTTTTTGAGACTACCTCTCTCTTTGTCTACTTGACTATTCAAGAATCCTAGACAGTTTACTTAGATTATATAGCTAACTTTTAGATGAGCAACATAAGTAAAAAAGAATGTCACCATAGCATATTAAATCTGAGGCCagtttacagggaaaaaaaaaaacaaaaaacacatagTACTTACTTACTTCATAATTGTTACAGATATAATTTATATTAACACTTTATATACCAGAATGAGCTTCTCATCATGAAAAATATGAGCATTAACACTATCTGATTCATGACATCTTTTCCCCAACACTATTCTAAGGAGAAATGACATTTCAATTCTATGAATTACTTAAGTCTGCTATCAGATATTCCATTGAAAGTAGACCAAAACTCAACTcccttttttcctgtctgaTCAGGAAACATGACTCATCTGCCTCTGAAGCTGTGGGCCggcagaataaaataggaggcatcactttcagagcagccttcatattTTCTGTTACATATTATAAGAGGATCACTTCAGGAGATTAAGAAGGGACTGATTTGACCAAACAAAGATCAGTGTAACATTATAAAACCAGAGTAGAGCCATTCAACATAAATGAAGGACTTCAAACCATATTGCAATAAGAACAGGGCAGTGCAAAATAAGAAGTTTCACCAAGCAACCTGAAGAATAACAGATGAATACAACACATTCTGAAACTAAGAACAACACATAAAAGCACGGAATGAGACTCCTTCAGTTTCAATCTCTTATACGCCTTTGAGAATCACACAATATAGGCTGAAAgaatcatttactttttttttttcccccttggaAGATTCTTGACAAAGACTCTcaaaaaaggtaagaaaaataagaaaaacacagtAAGGCTAGGATTAGAAATTGGCTAAAATTGCAAAAGAAGGAACTATAAACAGTAACTTGCGTacacaaaaaaatgaatacagtaTTAAtcgtacaaaaaaaaaaaaaagaaaaaaaagcaatatttgaGTAATAACCtgaggaaaaaagtaaattatgGTGATTGAATCTagtctgaaaagaaacaatttcaAATGTAGTTAAATCATGTTAAACATGATTTAGCACTGTGAATGATTCTACAAACTCTGGTCATATTGCTTCAATACATTTAAAGAAGCTGTTCACAGCTTAGTATTAGACTATGTAACTCTTTATTTTACAGATGATAAATGCAGAACAGGCATAAAACAACAATAAGGAATGAGAgcaaaaatgcaataaatattcttttttatatatCCCTTTAAGAAAAGGACCATCAATTCAtcatggcaggaaaaaaaaagtatttttggaCATGGAAATAAGCTCTTATTAGCTACACTGAAACTATCCTACTTGAATATAAAACGTTTAGGATTAGACACTTCTATAGCTAATGAGACCATCTATGAATATACTGTATGAAATGAAGATGCAATAAAAGCCATAATCCTACGTCTTTTTTACATAATTAATATACCATTATTGTAACACAATAAATATTTGGAAACAATCCTCCTATTTGAACAGTCTGCTCTATTACCTTGTCAGCATGACTTAGtgaaatgttattaaaacatttcagtatttacctccaaaaataaaatatgcagaCAGACAACATATTCTAACAACAGTTTCTGTACTGACTACACATGTTAACAGTGCTTAATGGTTTAAGTCATGAAACATATGCACCTAAAGCATTACAAATACAGTTCTTAGTTTCTATGCTAATCAGAAGTGGCTCTGACATTCAAGGTTTTGAGTTAGGTATTAAAACTTAGAACTATAGACATTAACATCTTCAGCCATTTCCAGAATTACAGAGAAAAACTGGTCAGGTGTGTTCATTCAAATATTTAAGGCTGgataaatgaaaaacatgctGAAACATTAACATTCATTTACCAATTGAagctgaaagcatttgtttcatGTGAGCTTCTATGACAGAAGTATCTTTGGAACTGTAAGATCCAAGTTCAGGATAAAAATTGGCTGCAATGTCCTCAGGAGGATTATGCCTTCCCTTTGGATAATTGTTTGCAATTTTGGGATCCCAATGTGGCAACAACGGATGGTTCCAGTGAATGTATTTGCCATCAAACTGTGGATTCCCAAACCAACTATAATAGAATATATGAAAGTTATAATTAGGAGAAGACAGCTCTCCTTCCAACTTGTTCGCAGGAGGCATGGATGCTTTCATAGTATTGACCACAGCGGCATGCATGTTACTGATCTGTGTTACAGTCTCTCCTTGAACCCTATTCAGTGAACTCCGTTTACTCTCTAAGAGCTCTGTCCGTTGTTGAAGCTCAGGCAATAAACCAAGTCCAAATGGGTCCCCAAAGCCAGCTCTGTCAGGTCTCAGAGTCTTCAAAGCCATCATTATggagcaaataaacaaaataaaaagcaacaaaatgatGCACGTTCTTCTGCGAAATCTTGCCATGATGTCATACTTCAGAATCCACTAAAATCCATCAAATTTTGGCAGCAActgataaaacagaaatattttgaagtcaGACTTCTGATTGTCTAGTAGTATAGTTTTTTCATAAAGTTTCTACATAATAGAAATGCTAGAAAACAATTATATGACACTTATACACTGCATTAGTGACAACTTTTCTCAAAGGACTAAAGTGAAGGAGAATGAACAAAAACACTTATGTGCTTGAGAATGTGTCAAAGATCAAAGTTTACCACTCAAGAAACCCAGATTTTATTAAACATCTTACTTTTGAACTTTG
This region includes:
- the MANEA gene encoding glycoprotein endo-alpha-1,2-mannosidase; translation: MARFRRRTCIILLLFILFICSIMMALKTLRPDRAGFGDPFGLGLLPELQQRTELLESKRSSLNRVQGETVTQISNMHAAVVNTMKASMPPANKLEGELSSPNYNFHIFYYSWFGNPQFDGKYIHWNHPLLPHWDPKIANNYPKGRHNPPEDIAANFYPELGSYSSKDTSVIEAHMKQMLSASIGVIALSWYPPGMADENGEPTDDLVPIILDYASKYNLKVTFHIEPYKDRDDRSMYHNVKYIIDKYGAHPAFYRHKTSTGRSLPMFYVYDSYVTIPEIWANLLTVSGSQTIRNTPYDALFIALLVEERHKHDIHRSGFDGMYTYFATNGFSYGSSHHNWASLKAFCDSNNLMFIPSVGPGYIDTSIRPWNNHNTRNRVNGKYYETAFNAALLVRPEIISITSFNEWHEGTQIEKAVPKKTGQIVYLDYKPHKPNVYLELTQKWSEKYRKEKEQWLM